The following coding sequences lie in one Cupriavidus sp. WKF15 genomic window:
- a CDS encoding glycosyltransferase — translation MSNIANEYRSELPGTIRVLHILNELRPSGAEMMLVSGSAEFRRLGVTTSVLSLGGIVGPYADSMRQAGYRIIHIPFNKTLGFLNELRGIFKSDSYDAVHIHCERGSFWISLIAKLSSRATIVRTVHNVFPFEGALRLRRKLQRKMSSSIGVRFSAVSESVKKNELTRFGIEAQHIPNWYDNNRFFPPSAKQKQEARDALNIPQDTAVIVSVGNCNEAKNHSMLLRALKGIEGVSFLYLHVGHEDKDCTERKLAQEIGLESKVRFLGARSDIPVILHAADAYVMPSLYEGMSIAALEALGSGLPALFTEVPGLSDFKGLVPGIVYCSPTETGIREGVYQLLNRLKDETGACREGRASKVASLWGISSSIACYVRLYGR, via the coding sequence GTGAGTAATATAGCGAATGAGTACCGCTCCGAACTTCCGGGCACTATTAGAGTTCTTCATATTCTCAATGAGCTTCGGCCATCCGGTGCCGAAATGATGCTTGTAAGTGGCAGTGCCGAGTTCAGGCGACTTGGAGTTACAACTTCCGTTTTGAGTCTCGGAGGAATAGTTGGTCCCTATGCCGATTCCATGCGTCAAGCGGGATATAGAATAATACATATTCCGTTTAATAAAACGCTAGGGTTTCTGAATGAGTTACGCGGAATCTTCAAGAGCGATAGCTATGACGCCGTACATATACACTGCGAGCGGGGCAGTTTCTGGATTAGTTTGATTGCCAAGTTGTCTTCGCGCGCCACAATTGTACGTACGGTTCATAATGTTTTCCCTTTCGAGGGGGCACTAAGATTACGGCGAAAACTGCAGCGGAAAATGTCATCGTCCATTGGGGTAAGATTCTCCGCAGTATCCGAGTCCGTAAAGAAAAACGAACTTACGCGCTTCGGCATAGAGGCGCAGCATATCCCTAATTGGTACGACAACAACCGATTTTTCCCACCGTCCGCAAAGCAAAAGCAAGAGGCGCGCGACGCGCTGAATATTCCGCAGGACACGGCGGTCATAGTATCGGTTGGAAATTGTAATGAAGCTAAGAATCACTCGATGCTACTTCGAGCGTTGAAGGGAATCGAAGGTGTCTCGTTTTTGTACTTGCATGTGGGACATGAGGATAAAGATTGCACCGAAAGGAAACTTGCCCAGGAAATTGGGCTTGAATCCAAGGTGCGTTTTCTAGGCGCACGTTCGGACATCCCTGTGATACTCCACGCCGCGGATGCCTATGTTATGCCTTCGTTATATGAAGGGATGAGTATAGCGGCTTTGGAAGCCTTGGGTTCGGGACTTCCAGCGTTGTTTACGGAAGTTCCAGGATTATCAGATTTCAAAGGACTGGTTCCGGGGATCGTATATTGTTCGCCAACGGAGACGGGCATCCGGGAAGGCGTGTATCAACTTTTAAATCGATTAAAAGATGAAACAGGCGCATGTAGAGAAGGCAGAGCGTCCAAGGTGGCCAGCCTTTGGGGGATCAGCAGCAGCATTGCATGTTACGTGAGGCTCTATGGCCGCTAA
- a CDS encoding EpsG family protein produces MAAKQYDPLGASSRSISQPIVGISPLGIAGITALGVSIFFVPALMGIALAVIGSLFVKHEKLSFGWISVALVFILLLAINLCKSPDGDLQWYLLVHRKFASQSFSDVISSGDWSLRWSEFVYYFSSFVVSRVFDGSYVSLIVLIHSLIYGVYIAALVFMSRAFGLKGGETLLCIIFGMVFAITFTQTTQLVRQYICGSLILLAAVLLLNGRWVVFLVLSIAAVFVHNSAVILLALVLASYSASKAKSWRAGSLVFMFIAGAYVFGYLLSSPQWSFISEVSLVEKNDGEISVAIKLMDGALLFIFLALGRVRDESGRFVLRSRAYRYWRFMYLSYFVFLIAVSGSPLLSLRFYFYIEWFRILPILYLIIAIRKIRMFGVFALSLIVVAVIGWALRVTYGAWDYGGSVDEISVNSLPGWISRISENNHFK; encoded by the coding sequence ATGGCCGCTAAGCAGTATGACCCGTTGGGCGCCAGCAGTCGCTCGATTTCTCAGCCTATCGTTGGGATATCCCCCCTAGGGATAGCGGGAATTACTGCTTTAGGAGTAAGTATATTTTTTGTGCCTGCGCTCATGGGGATTGCATTAGCCGTAATTGGCTCGCTATTCGTCAAGCATGAAAAATTATCATTCGGTTGGATAAGTGTCGCTCTCGTTTTTATTTTGTTATTGGCTATAAATCTTTGCAAGTCACCAGATGGGGACTTACAGTGGTATCTTCTCGTTCATCGAAAATTTGCAAGCCAAAGTTTTTCGGACGTCATAAGTTCGGGAGATTGGTCGCTTCGTTGGTCTGAGTTTGTTTATTATTTTTCATCGTTTGTCGTGTCTAGAGTCTTCGACGGCTCATACGTTTCCTTGATTGTATTGATTCATTCTCTGATATATGGGGTCTATATTGCGGCTTTGGTTTTTATGTCGAGGGCATTTGGGCTGAAAGGTGGAGAAACGCTTTTATGTATCATATTTGGGATGGTGTTTGCGATAACGTTTACGCAAACCACCCAATTGGTGCGGCAGTATATTTGTGGATCTCTTATTCTCTTGGCGGCAGTATTGTTGTTGAATGGGCGGTGGGTAGTTTTTTTAGTTCTGTCGATCGCTGCCGTTTTCGTTCACAATTCGGCAGTCATCTTGTTGGCCCTAGTGTTGGCCTCGTACTCAGCGAGTAAGGCAAAGTCATGGCGTGCCGGAAGCTTAGTCTTTATGTTTATTGCTGGGGCGTACGTATTCGGTTATCTTCTTTCGTCACCGCAGTGGTCATTCATATCGGAAGTAAGCTTGGTTGAGAAGAACGACGGAGAAATCTCTGTCGCAATCAAGCTGATGGACGGAGCGTTGTTGTTTATCTTTCTTGCTTTGGGAAGGGTTCGTGATGAGTCTGGCCGATTTGTTCTCCGGAGTCGGGCGTATCGCTATTGGCGATTTATGTATTTATCGTATTTTGTCTTTTTGATCGCTGTATCCGGGTCGCCGTTGCTTTCGCTAAGGTTCTATTTTTATATCGAATGGTTCAGGATTCTTCCAATTTTGTACTTGATCATCGCGATCAGGAAGATTCGGATGTTTGGTGTGTTTGCGCTGAGTCTGATCGTGGTGGCTGTAATAGGGTGGGCTTTGAGGGTCACATATGGCGCTTGGGACTATGGCGGGAGTGTAGACGAAATCTCAGTGAACTCATTGCCGGGCTGGATTTCAAGAATATCTGAGAATAATCATTTTAAATGA
- a CDS encoding glycosyltransferase: protein MKIAAIMTCHNRRNKTIAAISKLHEAAEAAGIAPSVWITDDGSRDGTRDALLKLDLAVNVIDGDGSLYWGGGTYKAFQAALNARDDFDFFLLLNDDTDLYPGALVKLLDCYTAGRGRDKPRIVVGATVGVNSEDCSYGGLIRGRILKKMSFRRIGIKQFSVECDSMNGNCVLIDKASVAILGPNDPTFKHTLGDLDYGLRAKRSGIEILQSAGAVGVCERNSIPGSYLDTSLPLKRRVKLMAGVKGFPFPQWYIFCRRHGGGLWIYHLLMPYINFFWRHLTRNLRLNVQR, encoded by the coding sequence ATGAAGATTGCAGCAATAATGACTTGCCACAATAGACGAAACAAGACTATTGCGGCGATAAGCAAATTACATGAGGCGGCGGAAGCTGCGGGTATCGCTCCATCCGTATGGATTACAGACGACGGTAGCAGGGATGGGACTAGAGATGCTCTTTTGAAACTCGACTTAGCGGTTAATGTTATAGACGGTGACGGCAGCTTGTATTGGGGGGGCGGCACCTATAAGGCATTCCAGGCTGCGCTCAACGCTCGCGATGATTTCGATTTCTTCTTGCTCCTCAATGATGACACCGATTTGTATCCAGGGGCATTAGTAAAGTTGTTGGACTGCTATACAGCAGGTCGGGGACGCGATAAGCCGAGAATTGTGGTTGGTGCCACCGTCGGAGTTAATTCGGAAGATTGCTCATACGGCGGATTAATTAGAGGGCGAATTTTAAAAAAAATGTCTTTCCGGCGAATAGGGATCAAGCAGTTCTCTGTTGAGTGTGACTCAATGAATGGGAATTGTGTTCTAATCGATAAAGCATCCGTTGCAATCCTCGGGCCGAATGATCCAACGTTCAAACATACCTTGGGCGACCTGGACTATGGATTGCGCGCTAAAAGAAGCGGGATTGAAATACTACAATCGGCCGGTGCTGTTGGAGTCTGCGAGAGAAATTCTATACCGGGAAGCTATTTGGATACGTCGTTACCATTGAAAAGGAGAGTTAAGTTGATGGCGGGAGTTAAAGGCTTTCCATTCCCGCAATGGTATATATTCTGCCGTCGGCATGGCGGGGGGTTATGGATCTATCATTTGCTCATGCCATATATTAACTTTTTCTGGCGTCATCTGACGCGCAATTTGAGGCTGAACGTACAGCGATAG
- a CDS encoding right-handed parallel beta-helix repeat-containing protein encodes MSINYEPFPGKNIFRSWITASVLCVTALVQIEAYSATAEIVIRTNETSIHDEIRCPSFPVPKCIARLEEAVALIQRSEWQNRLGRDFSLVRLRLEPGKYRLMSALKLQWGGGPENKTSLEIIGSGSGTVLSGAVPIIGWRALDDSEAAGRLPESVRRHVKVASISGLGLNLSLKEPPRGSGLPIRPKLTELFYRNTVQPVAAWPNYGYARLDRPPQIPAEDRATFSVSGRQVLDWEGEPDLRAFGYWFWNWAAQTFPIGSRDPVANVMTLEGEGSPYGIRIGQRIRIENALHELDKPGEWYLARSLGRVYFWPPQTANDGEAEISVAESLLDISSARSLVVRDMLIEATRGDAITVRNSNDVVIKSVTIRNTGGRAVVIDGGIHCGVRDSLIEDSGEGGISLSGGNRQSLDPSGHFASKNVIRRFSRLVKTYRYAVSLSGVGQIAEDNTISDSSHTAVYFSGNDHWIRGNEIHNVVTEASDAGAIYTGRDYTARGTVIEHNFLHDIRSLSAEGDVKGIYLDDQASGIIIRGNTFKRVQNPVFIGGGRDNLVEDNIFIESSPAVSLDARGLNGQRKMTLDPNGQFQKGLDAVPYQSERYAERYPSLATIRNDDIGAPKYNVARRNRIISGVPYSVDKEARNGIDLEEFTEQGQRLKP; translated from the coding sequence ATGTCGATTAATTATGAGCCTTTTCCTGGCAAGAATATTTTTAGGTCTTGGATTACGGCGAGTGTTCTGTGCGTAACGGCTTTGGTACAAATCGAAGCGTATTCGGCAACGGCGGAAATCGTCATTCGCACGAATGAGACGTCGATACATGACGAAATACGCTGTCCTTCTTTCCCAGTTCCCAAGTGTATTGCCCGTCTCGAAGAGGCGGTCGCTTTAATCCAGCGTTCGGAATGGCAGAATAGACTTGGTCGAGATTTCTCTTTGGTGCGACTGCGTTTAGAGCCTGGCAAGTATCGTTTGATGTCTGCCCTGAAGTTGCAGTGGGGCGGTGGGCCCGAAAACAAAACCAGCTTGGAAATTATTGGCTCTGGAAGCGGAACGGTACTGTCGGGTGCCGTGCCCATTATTGGATGGAGAGCGCTGGATGATAGCGAAGCGGCTGGGCGCTTGCCGGAATCGGTGCGCCGGCATGTGAAAGTCGCATCGATATCTGGGCTTGGCCTAAATCTCTCGCTGAAGGAGCCTCCTCGCGGATCAGGGTTGCCGATCCGTCCAAAGCTGACCGAACTCTTCTATCGAAATACCGTCCAGCCGGTAGCGGCGTGGCCAAATTATGGATACGCCCGCCTCGACCGCCCACCACAGATTCCAGCGGAGGATCGAGCGACGTTCTCAGTGTCGGGGCGACAAGTGCTTGACTGGGAGGGCGAACCAGATCTACGGGCGTTTGGATATTGGTTTTGGAATTGGGCCGCGCAGACGTTTCCGATAGGAAGCCGCGATCCGGTTGCGAACGTTATGACTCTCGAGGGTGAGGGCTCCCCGTATGGCATACGAATTGGACAGCGAATCAGGATAGAGAACGCCTTGCACGAACTCGACAAGCCAGGAGAGTGGTATCTGGCCCGATCGCTGGGCAGAGTATATTTTTGGCCGCCACAAACCGCAAACGACGGCGAGGCCGAAATCTCTGTTGCAGAATCGCTATTGGACATCAGCTCTGCGAGAAGCCTCGTTGTACGAGATATGTTGATAGAGGCGACGCGCGGTGACGCCATTACAGTGAGGAACAGCAACGACGTAGTCATAAAAAGCGTCACTATACGCAATACGGGTGGTCGTGCCGTCGTTATCGATGGAGGTATCCACTGTGGGGTCCGCGACAGCTTGATTGAAGATAGCGGCGAAGGCGGTATATCGCTCTCGGGCGGCAACAGACAGAGTCTAGACCCTTCGGGGCATTTTGCAAGCAAGAACGTGATTAGACGATTCAGTCGGTTGGTGAAGACGTATCGATACGCCGTGAGTCTCTCGGGCGTGGGGCAGATAGCAGAAGACAATACGATTTCGGATTCCAGTCACACCGCAGTATATTTTAGCGGCAACGACCATTGGATAAGAGGAAACGAAATTCATAATGTCGTCACGGAAGCCAGCGACGCGGGGGCAATCTACACGGGACGAGACTATACCGCACGAGGGACGGTTATCGAGCACAATTTTTTGCATGACATACGATCTCTGAGTGCTGAAGGGGATGTCAAGGGCATCTATCTCGACGACCAGGCAAGCGGAATTATAATTCGTGGAAATACATTCAAGCGCGTGCAAAATCCTGTTTTTATTGGGGGCGGGCGGGATAATCTCGTTGAGGATAATATTTTCATCGAAAGTAGTCCCGCAGTTTCTCTGGATGCACGCGGATTGAATGGCCAAAGAAAAATGACTCTCGATCCGAATGGCCAGTTCCAGAAGGGGCTGGACGCAGTGCCCTACCAAAGCGAGCGATATGCGGAGCGATACCCGAGTTTGGCGACTATTCGGAATGACGATATTGGCGCCCCCAAATACAACGTCGCACGCAGGAATCGGATTATCAGCGGGGTGCCATATTCGGTGGACAAGGAAGCCCGGAATGGGATCGACCTGGAGGAGTTCACTGAACAGGGCCAACGCTTGAAGCCCTGA
- a CDS encoding glycosyltransferase family 4 protein, which translates to MKKVVILQHRLLHYRLRLFDLLRADLERNGVELVLVHGQASRTESHRKDEGQLSWARKIKNHFVYVGSHELIWQRLPSCANNADLYIIMQENRILSNYAFLLRRLASGIRVAYWGHGKNYQSKSPTGLREKWKRFLINKVDWWFAYTDLTADHLIDLGFPNTRITNLQNAIDVTGFRKELESVTPEELNNLRLQMNIQEADRVAIFCGSLYPDKKIDLLLSSCNLIKTQITNFKLIVIGAGPSLASVVEFANGKDWVHVMGTKSGPEKARLFKLAQVQLNPGLVGLHVLDAFSAGLPMITTANALHSPEIAYLKHHVNGVICESESPLEYSKEVISVLLNHDYRLCLTNQSLRDANLYTVENMVTNFTSGILRCLNS; encoded by the coding sequence TTGAAGAAGGTCGTGATTCTTCAGCATCGCCTATTGCACTATAGACTGCGATTGTTTGATCTTCTCCGCGCCGATCTCGAGCGCAATGGCGTCGAGTTGGTGCTTGTTCACGGCCAGGCTTCGCGAACCGAAAGCCATCGCAAAGACGAAGGCCAATTGAGCTGGGCTAGGAAGATAAAAAACCACTTCGTATATGTTGGATCGCACGAGCTTATTTGGCAACGTCTGCCATCGTGTGCGAATAATGCCGACCTCTATATCATAATGCAAGAGAATCGAATTTTATCCAACTACGCTTTTCTTTTGCGCCGTCTCGCAAGTGGCATTCGTGTCGCGTACTGGGGCCACGGAAAAAATTATCAAAGCAAATCTCCTACTGGACTGCGCGAAAAATGGAAGCGTTTTCTGATTAATAAGGTAGATTGGTGGTTTGCCTATACCGATCTTACTGCTGATCACCTAATCGATCTCGGCTTCCCCAACACGAGAATAACAAATCTACAGAACGCCATAGACGTTACCGGGTTCAGAAAAGAACTTGAATCGGTTACACCTGAGGAATTAAATAATCTTCGTCTGCAAATGAATATTCAGGAGGCCGATAGGGTAGCTATTTTCTGTGGATCACTCTATCCGGACAAGAAAATTGATCTTCTCCTCTCCTCTTGCAACCTCATAAAAACTCAAATAACGAATTTCAAGCTAATAGTCATCGGAGCTGGTCCGAGTCTAGCGTCAGTGGTGGAATTCGCAAACGGGAAAGACTGGGTCCATGTGATGGGTACGAAGTCGGGGCCCGAAAAAGCAAGGCTTTTTAAGCTGGCTCAGGTCCAATTAAACCCAGGCCTAGTCGGACTCCACGTGCTCGACGCATTTTCAGCAGGACTTCCAATGATAACGACAGCAAATGCACTTCATAGCCCAGAAATAGCATATTTAAAACACCACGTAAATGGGGTCATCTGTGAAAGTGAAAGCCCTTTGGAATACAGCAAGGAAGTGATATCCGTTCTTTTGAACCACGATTACCGCCTTTGTTTGACCAATCAAAGCCTACGGGACGCAAACCTTTACACCGTCGAGAATATGGTCACGAACTTCACCAGCGGTATTCTTCGCTGCCTTAACTCCTGA
- a CDS encoding CatB-related O-acetyltransferase, which translates to MLQSILALARRARSRLALAGKGRFLTHGTDIHIGKATRLWAPDALRIGNGVYIGKYVNIEANCSIGNYCLIANRVAIIGRHDHDFREAGVPVRFSPWVGSAPKGSKARVEIAVVEDDVWLGYGATILTGVTIGRGAIVAAGSVVTKDIPAYAIAAGNPAKVISSRFSDSQEIGRHEQSIAHGIFRSSERGYDKFTIIPYRGTSN; encoded by the coding sequence ATGCTGCAAAGCATCCTCGCCCTAGCTAGAAGAGCACGGTCACGTCTGGCTCTTGCCGGAAAAGGTAGATTCCTTACTCACGGCACCGATATCCATATAGGGAAAGCAACTCGTTTGTGGGCCCCCGATGCCTTACGTATTGGGAATGGCGTTTACATTGGAAAATACGTAAATATCGAGGCCAACTGCAGTATTGGCAACTATTGCCTCATCGCGAATCGCGTAGCCATAATTGGCAGACATGATCACGACTTCCGTGAGGCCGGCGTCCCGGTACGATTTTCACCCTGGGTCGGTAGCGCACCTAAAGGAAGCAAAGCCCGAGTCGAGATCGCAGTCGTTGAAGATGACGTCTGGCTTGGATACGGTGCCACTATATTAACCGGCGTGACCATCGGACGGGGAGCAATCGTGGCTGCCGGCAGCGTCGTAACGAAAGATATTCCGGCATACGCCATCGCTGCAGGAAATCCCGCAAAGGTTATCTCCTCTAGATTTTCAGATTCCCAGGAAATAGGGAGACATGAGCAGTCCATCGCTCATGGAATCTTTCGGTCGTCTGAACGAGGGTATGATAAGTTCACTATAATTCCATATCGAGGAACCAGCAATTGA
- a CDS encoding WecB/TagA/CpsF family glycosyltransferase: MKPLLGSRVLGSFINAVSWDEAIAVIHRWAGKRESRYVCICNVHSVVTARSNGEFSKVIKEADMCTPDGAPIAWMLRRLGFPAQERISGPDLMLRYCAHAERIGESIFLYGGRMETLLLLEQRLNEDFPALRIAGLHSPPFRNLTEDEDRQVVEKINNSGAGTVWVGLGCPKQERWMAEHRGTIKAVMIGVGAAFDYHAGTLRRAPIWMQRNGLEWLHRLCSEPSRLWKRYLLTNTLFLGLALSQLIRRGTPTRPTT, encoded by the coding sequence ATGAAGCCGCTGCTCGGAAGCCGTGTCCTGGGTTCCTTCATCAATGCTGTGAGCTGGGACGAAGCGATCGCCGTGATACACCGTTGGGCGGGAAAGCGGGAATCACGTTACGTCTGCATATGCAACGTCCATTCGGTTGTCACTGCACGATCCAACGGCGAGTTCTCCAAAGTCATCAAGGAAGCCGACATGTGCACTCCGGATGGAGCTCCGATCGCGTGGATGCTCCGGCGTCTTGGCTTCCCTGCCCAAGAGCGAATCAGTGGCCCCGACCTGATGCTGCGCTACTGTGCGCACGCGGAGCGAATCGGGGAGAGCATCTTTCTCTATGGGGGACGCATGGAGACGCTCCTCCTCCTTGAGCAGCGTTTGAACGAAGATTTTCCGGCGCTACGAATTGCCGGCCTCCACAGCCCACCGTTCCGCAACCTTACAGAGGACGAGGACCGTCAGGTGGTCGAGAAGATCAACAACAGCGGCGCTGGTACCGTCTGGGTTGGTCTTGGGTGCCCAAAGCAGGAACGGTGGATGGCAGAACACCGCGGAACAATAAAAGCCGTCATGATCGGAGTTGGCGCGGCCTTTGACTACCACGCGGGTACGCTACGGCGAGCGCCTATTTGGATGCAACGGAACGGGTTGGAGTGGCTTCATAGGCTTTGCAGCGAGCCGTCCAGGCTTTGGAAGCGATACCTCTTGACAAACACCCTCTTCCTAGGCTTAGCACTAAGCCAGTTGATCCGGCGTGGAACCCCAACGCGACCCACAACATAA
- a CDS encoding UDP-glucose/GDP-mannose dehydrogenase family protein — protein sequence MKITIIGSGYVGLVTGTCLADLGNDVLCLDLDATKIEMLNAGEVPIYEPGLKELIARNHAAGRLRFTSDIETSVSFGEIQFIAVGTPPDEDGSADLRYVLSAARNIGRYMTTPKVIVDKSTVPVGTGARVRECIAAQLQERGLPTLEFAVVSNPEFLKEGAAIDDFMRPDRIVIGTEPGASGQKAREAMRSLYGPFTRNHDRILNMDIASAEFTKYAANAMLATRISFMNELANLADVVGADIELVRQGIGSDPRIGYSFLYAGTGYGGSCFPKDVQALERTAAEYGQTPRILAAVEAVNNDQKHVLVKKIVAHYGDEDLSGLTFALWGLAFKPNTDDMRAAPSRVVIKELLARGAKVQAFDPVAMEEAKRAIHTDLANEGSAAARIRFVPDQTAALQGADALMVITEWKSFRSPDFAAIAAALREPVIFDGRNLYEPAELSQAGFTYYAVGRACNGRRRERTFVPPGKVGNGVAGGI from the coding sequence ATGAAGATCACCATCATTGGTAGTGGCTATGTCGGCCTTGTCACCGGGACCTGCTTGGCTGACCTTGGTAACGATGTCCTTTGCCTGGATCTCGACGCCACCAAGATTGAGATGCTCAACGCTGGCGAAGTCCCGATTTACGAACCCGGCCTGAAAGAACTCATTGCGCGCAATCACGCGGCGGGCCGCCTGCGCTTCACCAGCGACATCGAAACCAGTGTCAGCTTCGGAGAAATCCAGTTCATCGCCGTGGGCACCCCGCCAGACGAAGACGGCTCCGCCGATCTGCGCTATGTCCTGTCCGCCGCCCGCAATATCGGACGATACATGACCACCCCGAAGGTCATTGTGGACAAGTCGACCGTACCCGTGGGAACCGGGGCCAGGGTCAGGGAGTGCATCGCCGCGCAACTGCAGGAACGCGGCCTGCCGACGCTCGAGTTTGCCGTGGTCTCCAATCCCGAGTTTCTCAAGGAAGGCGCCGCGATCGACGACTTCATGCGCCCTGACCGCATTGTCATCGGCACTGAACCCGGTGCCTCCGGACAAAAGGCACGGGAGGCCATGCGCTCGCTGTACGGGCCCTTCACGCGTAACCATGACCGTATCCTCAATATGGATATCGCGTCGGCCGAGTTCACCAAGTACGCCGCCAACGCCATGCTGGCCACCCGCATCTCGTTCATGAATGAACTGGCCAACCTGGCAGACGTGGTTGGGGCGGATATCGAACTCGTGCGGCAAGGCATCGGCTCCGACCCCCGCATCGGCTACAGCTTCCTCTATGCCGGCACCGGGTACGGCGGATCTTGCTTTCCCAAAGATGTACAGGCGCTCGAACGCACAGCGGCGGAATACGGCCAGACGCCCCGCATCCTGGCGGCAGTGGAAGCGGTAAACAACGATCAGAAGCACGTTTTGGTGAAGAAGATCGTCGCGCATTATGGCGATGAGGATCTCTCGGGCCTGACCTTTGCCCTTTGGGGTCTGGCATTCAAGCCCAACACCGATGACATGCGTGCAGCTCCGAGTCGCGTGGTGATTAAGGAACTGCTGGCGCGGGGCGCCAAGGTACAGGCATTTGACCCGGTGGCGATGGAAGAGGCCAAACGCGCGATCCATACGGACTTGGCGAACGAAGGTTCCGCCGCAGCGCGGATTCGATTTGTGCCGGATCAAACCGCCGCCCTGCAGGGCGCCGATGCACTGATGGTGATTACTGAGTGGAAGTCCTTCCGCTCACCGGACTTCGCGGCTATTGCCGCCGCCCTGCGCGAGCCGGTGATCTTTGATGGGCGGAATCTGTATGAGCCGGCGGAGCTTTCCCAAGCAGGCTTCACCTACTACGCGGTCGGGCGCGCCTGCAATGGAAGACGGCGCGAGCGCACCTTCGTTCCCCCTGGAAAAGTAGGGAACGGCGTCGCAGGAGGTATCTAA
- a CDS encoding undecaprenyl-phosphate glucose phosphotransferase, with protein MFARHHDQLALMVRLLDAGAIWLAAILASEVRFATAHAPVHLFVQYFGCAIAFIVLPGFDLYSSWRGRSLFSLATRLVSAWSLVWLISLLLTYLLHEADNLSRLWMAYWYVFSLAALLALRVASRAVLNLVRITGGNSKRVLIVGFGRTGQEMYRRAIASHATGYKVSGIYAPEGEPTPEGRSRITDRAQIPDFAREHEVDEIWLTLPMSEYRLMQEINFSLRNDFIDIKWMPSVLDFDLLNHNVGNFLGMPAVEMNKPPSLGVRGTIKAIFDRTFAALVLLALSPLFLIIAVLIKRGSPGPVFFRQERLGLDGRVIHVYKFRSMKVHTEHGTVTQATKGDSRITPIGAFLRRTSLDELPQFINVLRGEMSVVGPRPHAMAHNNMYKEQLDFYMLRHRVKPGITGWAQINGYRGETDTLDKMAKRVEHDIFYIRNWSFWMDVRIIFWTAFKGWTGRNAY; from the coding sequence ATGTTTGCCAGGCACCACGACCAGCTCGCGCTGATGGTTCGCCTTCTCGACGCCGGCGCCATCTGGCTTGCGGCAATCCTGGCCAGCGAGGTGCGTTTTGCCACCGCGCACGCGCCGGTCCACCTCTTCGTCCAGTACTTTGGCTGCGCGATTGCGTTCATCGTGTTGCCCGGGTTCGACCTCTACAGCTCGTGGCGCGGCCGCAGCCTGTTCTCGCTGGCCACGCGCCTGGTGTCGGCCTGGAGCCTGGTCTGGCTGATCAGCCTGCTGCTGACCTATCTGCTGCACGAGGCCGACAACCTCTCACGCTTGTGGATGGCCTACTGGTACGTCTTCTCCCTGGCCGCCCTCCTGGCCCTGCGCGTGGCCAGCCGCGCCGTACTCAACCTGGTGCGCATTACCGGCGGCAATAGCAAGCGCGTGCTCATTGTCGGCTTTGGCCGTACCGGCCAGGAAATGTACCGCCGCGCGATCGCCAGCCACGCCACCGGATACAAGGTCAGCGGTATCTATGCTCCCGAAGGCGAGCCCACGCCGGAAGGACGCTCCCGCATAACGGACAGGGCCCAGATCCCCGACTTCGCGCGAGAGCATGAGGTCGATGAGATCTGGCTCACCCTGCCGATGAGCGAGTACCGCCTGATGCAGGAGATCAACTTCTCGCTGCGCAATGACTTCATCGACATCAAATGGATGCCGAGCGTGCTCGACTTTGACCTGCTCAACCACAACGTCGGCAATTTCCTCGGCATGCCGGCGGTGGAGATGAACAAGCCGCCCTCGCTCGGCGTGCGCGGCACAATCAAGGCGATCTTTGATCGCACCTTTGCCGCGCTTGTCCTACTCGCCCTGTCGCCGCTGTTCCTGATCATTGCTGTCCTGATCAAGCGCGGCTCGCCGGGCCCTGTCTTCTTCAGGCAGGAACGGCTCGGCCTGGACGGCCGCGTCATCCACGTCTACAAGTTCCGCAGCATGAAGGTCCATACCGAACATGGCACCGTCACGCAGGCTACCAAAGGCGACAGCCGCATTACGCCGATCGGCGCCTTCCTGCGCCGTACCAGCCTGGATGAGTTGCCGCAGTTCATCAATGTGCTCAGGGGCGAGATGAGCGTGGTTGGGCCGAGGCCGCACGCCATGGCGCATAACAATATGTACAAGGAGCAGTTGGACTTCTATATGCTTCGCCACCGGGTTAAGCCCGGGATCACGGGGTGGGCGCAGATCAATGGTTATCGTGGTGAGACCGACACGTTGGACAAGATGGCCAAGCGGGTGGAGCACGACATTTTCTATATCCGTAACTGGTCGTTTTGGATGGATGTGAGGATTATTTTTTGGACGGCTTTCAAGGGATGGACGGGGCGGAATGCATACTGA